The Mesoplasma tabanidae sequence AGGCTTTTAACAGTTTTATTAACTTGACCAATTCTTTTTAAGTTGTGATCATGAAATATTATTATTTTTTTATCCTTTGTTAAACGAATATCAAATTCAACGCCTTTACAAATTTTTAATGAATCTATGAAATCAATCATTCTATTTTCTCTGCCAGGAGCTCTAAACCCCCTATGTGCTACTAAAAACATAAATGTTTCCCTTCTAATAAATTAATTTTCTACTCATAACATATTTTAATTATAACAAAGAAAAGATATTTCTCCAAAATTTATACACTTATTTGGAAAAAATATTATATTTTAGTATAATAATTTATGTACCTTTATTGGTATACATGAAAATGGAGATGACTTAATTATGAATTGATATACATTAATTTTGACTGAACTTTTAGGAACAGCAATTTTAATCATTTTAGGTAATGGTATAGTTGCAAATGTCGTTTTAAAAGGAACAAAAGGAAATAATGCTGGACTTGTTGCAATCACAATTGGATGAGCAATGGCTGTAACAGTTGGAGCCCTTGTTGCAAATGCTTTAGGAGGCGTTGCACATTTCAATCCTGCAGTTACTGTTGCACTTGCAATTTCTGATAAAACAGGAAATTTAGGTTTTAGTAGCTATAATGGCATGGCACCAGTAGGAATGTTTTTCCTTGTTATAATTTTTCAATTTATAGGTGCTGTAATTGGGCAATTATTAGTAAATTTTGTTTATTACAAACATATACAAAAAACTTTGATAAGTGGAACAATCGAAGATAAATTAAGTGTACTTGCAATGCACTCAACAATTCCAACTGAAAGAGGCAAAATTACAAATTTTACAATGGAATTTTTAGGAACTACATTATTAATTTTAGCAATTTTATCATTTGGTAAATTTAATAGCGGTGCAGGATTACCATCATTTTATGCTCCTGTTTTAGTTGGTATGGTTATTTTAGCTATTGGATTATCACTTGGGGGAACAACAGGGTACGCTATAAATCCTTTCAGAGATTTAGCTCCAAGAATTGTTCACCAGTTTATGCCTTTAAAAAATAAAGGAAAATCTGATTGAAGCTATGGTTGAATTCCTGTAGCAGCCCCACTTGCTGCTGGAATTATTGTTGGATTATTTTTCTTAATATAATAGAAATAGGTAAAAAATGAATAGATATGATATTTGTATAATCGGTGCAGGAATAATTGGTTCTTCTATTGCTAGAGAACTTTCAAAGTATAATAAAAAAATTATTGTACTTGAATCTAATTTAAAAGTTGGTTTAGAAACATCTACAGGTAATTCAGGATTAGTTCATGGTGGATTCGATCCTACTCCAGGAAAACTTAATGCTAAATTAAATGTACTAGGTAAAAAAAGATACGAAGATTGAATTTCACAAATGGAGTTTCCTTATGTAAGGATTGATTCACTAATTGTTGGATTTGATGAATTAGATTTAGAACATATAAACATGTTATATAAGCGAGGATTAACAAACGGATTAAGTACTAGTGAACTAAAAATTTTATCAAAAGAAGAAGTTTTGAAAAAAGAACCAAATATTTCTTCAGAGACTAAAGGGGCACTTTTATGTAACTCATCAATTGCAGTTGATCCTGTTGCTCTAACAGAAACTCTTATGAAAAATGCTATTAAGAATGGCGTTCAATTAAAACTAAATTCAAAGGTTATAGGAATTTCAAAACAAAATGACCTTTTTGAAATAGAAACTAATGATAGAAGAATAAACTCTGAAATAATTATAAATGCTGCTGGACACTATGCTGATATCATTAGTAAAATGGCTGGACATGATGAATTTAATCTTATTACAAAACGTGGTGAGTATAGAGTTTTAGAAAAAACAGAAGCTGGTATAGTTAATTCAGTTGTATTTATGGTTCCTACAGTCCATGGTAAAGGTGTTATTGTAGCCCCTACATTAGATGGGCATGTTTTAGTTGGACCAACTAGTGAAGATTTTGTACCAAAAGATGAAACAAGATTAATAACAAAAAATAAATATGACTTAATTGGTGATATTGGCAAAAAACTGATACCTAGCATAAATATGAATAAAACATGCCTTAGTTTTTCAGGTAGTAGACCAATAGAAGCTAAGAATGACGATTTCTGAATAAAACCTGCTGCTAAGGACAGCACTTTTATAAATGTAGCTGGTATGAAATCCCCTGGTCTTTCTTCAGCTCCTGCAATTGCAGATTTGGTTATTGAATTAGTTATGAAAGAAACTAAATTAGAATTAAAAACAAATTGAGATCCTATTGAAAAGAATCCATTAATACATAAATAAGAAGGAGATAGTATGGAAAAATATATAATAACTTTGGATGAAGGAACAACAAGTGCTCGATCACTTGTAACTAATAAAAAGGGTGCCATCATTGCAGTTGATCAAATGGAATTTACTCAACACTTTCCAAAAGAAGGGTGAGTAGAACATGATGCAATTGAAATTTGAAACACTCAAAGAACAACACTTATACAGGTCTTAAATAAATCAGGGATTAGCCCTTCTCAAATTGAAGGAATTGGTATAACAAATCAAAGAGAAACAGTTGTAGTTTGAAATAAAGAATCAGGTTTACCTATATATAATGCTATTGTTTGACAAGACCAAAGAACCGCTGATTACTGTGAAAAATTTGGTAGAAAAGAATTAGATTTAATTAGGGATAAAACTGGTTTAATAATAAATCCATATTTTTCAGGAACAAAAGTTAAATGAATTTTAGACAATGTAAAAGGTGCAAGAGAATTAGCTAAAGAAGGCAAATTAATGTTTGGTACTATTAATACATGATTAATTTATAGACTAACTGGTGGTAAAGTTTTTGTTACTGATCATACTAATGCACAAAGAACATTATTTTATAACATTAATACAAATGATTGAGATGATGAATTGCTTAACTTGTTTGATGTTCCTAGAAATATGTTGCCAGAAATTAAATCTTGTTCTGAAATTTATGGGGAAACTTTTAAAGGTTTACTTTCAAAAAATGATGAAACCCAATTTAAAATTTGTTCATCTATTGGTGATCAACAATCTGCTCTTTTTGGACAATTATGCTTAAATTCAGGGGAAACAAAAATAACTTATGGTACTGGTTGTTTCATTTTAATGAACACAGGTGAAAAAAAGATTATGTCTACTCATGGTCTTCTTACAACAATAGGAGTTGCCATTGGTGACAAAATTACATATGCATTAGAAGGATCAGTAATGGTCGCTGGTGCAGCAGTTCAGTGGCTAAGGGATAATCTAAGAATTATTTATAACGCAATTGAAACTGAATGATATGCTGGTCAAGTAAATGATGACAAAAGAATTTATGTTGTTCCTTCTTTTACAGGTTTAGGCTCACCTTACTGAGACTCTTATTCACGTGGTGCCATTTTTGGACTAGATAGAGGAACAAAAAGAGAGCATATTGTAAGAGCTACTTTAGAAGCCATTGCTTATCAAGCAAATGATGTGATTAGCGCAATGCAAAAAGATATTAAAGCACCATTAGGCAAAATTAAAGTTGATGGAGGTGCTAGTAATAATAAATTTATGATGCAATTCCAAGCTGACATTAGTAGATCAAAAGTTATCAAACCAATAAATGTTGAAACTACTGCAATGGGTGCTGCATACTTAGCAGGATTGGCTGTAGGATATTGAAAAAATATAGATGATATTAAATCTAATTATAAAATTGATTTTGAACTAACAAGCAAAATTAGTGAAGAAGAATCAAAGAAATTAATTAAAGGTTGAAATAGTGCAGTTCAAAAAACATTTGGATGAATCAAAGAAATTGAATAAGATAATAAAAAAACACCTGCTTATTCAGCTGGTGTTTTATTTTCCATTATTGCTTTATCTTGTTCATCAGTTAGCATTACAGAAGCTACTATAAATAAAATTCCTGAAACTAAACTAATAAATAATAATGTACATACTGATAAAGGTATGTGTGTTTGTTCTTCTTCGGTCCCAACTTGCTTATATGCTTTGTGAGCTGCTAATGTCATTGGTAAAATTCACGCAATTGGAACTAAAAAAACAATTAACAATATTATTCCAACAGCGGGTGATGTTATGATTCCAACTAATCCATATATCATAGCTATTAAAACTAAAAATCCCATTCCTACTATATTTAGTATTATTCCAATTAAATATAATGTTTTTCTTGTTTGCATATTTTTTCTCTTTTCTTATTCTAATTAATATTAACAAAAAAAATTGCTTAGCAGCAATTTTTAATTTTGATTATTAGTTAACTGAAATAACAGTTCCAGCTCCAATAGTTCTTCCACCTTCACGGATTGAGAATTTTGTTCCATCTTCAACAGCAATTGGTTTAATTAAATCAATTGTCATTTCAACGTTATCTCCAGGCATAACCATGTCTGTTCCAGCAGGCAATGTTACTTCACCAGTAACATCAGTTGTACGGAAGTAGAATTGAGGACGGTATTTGTTAAAGAATGGTTTATGACGTCCACCTTCTTCAGTAGTTAATGCATAAACTGATGCTTGTAATTTAGTATGAGGTTTAATAGTTCCAGGTTTAGCTAAAACTTGTCCACGTTCAATACCTTCTCTGTCAACACCACGTAATAATGCTCCTACGTTGTCTCCAGCTTCAGCAAAATCTAATAATTTTCTGAACATTTCTAATCCAGTAACAACACATTTTTTAGCTTCTTCAACTAAACCAACGATTTCAACTTCTTCGTTAACTTTAATTGTTCCACGTTCAACACGTCCTGTAGCAACAGTTCCACGTCCTGTAATTGTGAAAACGTCTTCAACAGGCATTAAGAATGTTTTATCTGAATCACGAGTTGGAGTTGGGATGTATTCATCAACTGCAGCCATTAATTCTTCAATAGCTCCAACTCATTTAGCATCACCATCAAGTGCTCCTTTAGCAGAACCACGGATAACTGGTGCTCCTTCTCCATCGAAGTCGTAAGCTGATAATA is a genomic window containing:
- a CDS encoding MIP/aquaporin family protein produces the protein MNWYTLILTELLGTAILIILGNGIVANVVLKGTKGNNAGLVAITIGWAMAVTVGALVANALGGVAHFNPAVTVALAISDKTGNLGFSSYNGMAPVGMFFLVIIFQFIGAVIGQLLVNFVYYKHIQKTLISGTIEDKLSVLAMHSTIPTERGKITNFTMEFLGTTLLILAILSFGKFNSGAGLPSFYAPVLVGMVILAIGLSLGGTTGYAINPFRDLAPRIVHQFMPLKNKGKSDWSYGWIPVAAPLAAGIIVGLFFLI
- the glpO gene encoding type 2 glycerol-3-phosphate oxidase, producing MNRYDICIIGAGIIGSSIARELSKYNKKIIVLESNLKVGLETSTGNSGLVHGGFDPTPGKLNAKLNVLGKKRYEDWISQMEFPYVRIDSLIVGFDELDLEHINMLYKRGLTNGLSTSELKILSKEEVLKKEPNISSETKGALLCNSSIAVDPVALTETLMKNAIKNGVQLKLNSKVIGISKQNDLFEIETNDRRINSEIIINAAGHYADIISKMAGHDEFNLITKRGEYRVLEKTEAGIVNSVVFMVPTVHGKGVIVAPTLDGHVLVGPTSEDFVPKDETRLITKNKYDLIGDIGKKLIPSINMNKTCLSFSGSRPIEAKNDDFWIKPAAKDSTFINVAGMKSPGLSSAPAIADLVIELVMKETKLELKTNWDPIEKNPLIHK
- the glpK gene encoding glycerol kinase GlpK, with translation MEKYIITLDEGTTSARSLVTNKKGAIIAVDQMEFTQHFPKEGWVEHDAIEIWNTQRTTLIQVLNKSGISPSQIEGIGITNQRETVVVWNKESGLPIYNAIVWQDQRTADYCEKFGRKELDLIRDKTGLIINPYFSGTKVKWILDNVKGARELAKEGKLMFGTINTWLIYRLTGGKVFVTDHTNAQRTLFYNINTNDWDDELLNLFDVPRNMLPEIKSCSEIYGETFKGLLSKNDETQFKICSSIGDQQSALFGQLCLNSGETKITYGTGCFILMNTGEKKIMSTHGLLTTIGVAIGDKITYALEGSVMVAGAAVQWLRDNLRIIYNAIETEWYAGQVNDDKRIYVVPSFTGLGSPYWDSYSRGAIFGLDRGTKREHIVRATLEAIAYQANDVISAMQKDIKAPLGKIKVDGGASNNKFMMQFQADISRSKVIKPINVETTAMGAAYLAGLAVGYWKNIDDIKSNYKIDFELTSKISEEESKKLIKGWNSAVQKTFGWIKEIE
- the tuf gene encoding elongation factor Tu — translated: MAKEAFDRSLPHVNIGTIGHVDHGKTTLTAAITKVLADKGGAEFKDYANIDNAPEERERGITINTSHVEYKTENRHYAHVDCPGHADYVKNMITGAAQMDGGILVVAATDGPMPQTREHILLSRQVGVPKIVVFLNKCDLVDDEEMIDLVEMEVRDLLSAYDFDGEGAPVIRGSAKGALDGDAKWVGAIEELMAAVDEYIPTPTRDSDKTFLMPVEDVFTITGRGTVATGRVERGTIKVNEEVEIVGLVEEAKKCVVTGLEMFRKLLDFAEAGDNVGALLRGVDREGIERGQVLAKPGTIKPHTKLQASVYALTTEEGGRHKPFFNKYRPQFYFRTTDVTGEVTLPAGTDMVMPGDNVEMTIDLIKPIAVEDGTKFSIREGGRTIGAGTVISVN